In Elusimicrobiota bacterium, the following are encoded in one genomic region:
- a CDS encoding PorV/PorQ family protein → MRKMLSAVMLAVLVVPIICTSNVQAGVGSSAMQFLKVGVGAKQEGMGGAQVAVAEDVNSVYWNPAGLGSVSATELSFMHLSYFEGISYEYLAIGHPINESSTIGLQIMYLNYGNIDKTLEDAAGAYDTVGSVGTFGAKDIGGAISYGKQVDETINVGGSLKMASQKIDSDNTTGFGIDLGVEYVPVKGGLQLGLAVQNIGGKVGSDNLPGNIKAGLGKKLSAFEGENNLTVAADVNYGLDSATTRENIGLELVIAEMIGIRAGYKIGYDEETYTLGGGFKIAGESSTFNIDYAFVPTKDLGDTHRISLGIRFGGKE, encoded by the coding sequence ATGCGTAAGATGTTAAGTGCAGTAATGTTGGCAGTCCTGGTTGTACCTATTATATGTACAAGCAATGTACAAGCCGGCGTTGGCAGCTCAGCTATGCAGTTTTTAAAGGTAGGAGTAGGCGCCAAGCAGGAAGGAATGGGCGGCGCACAAGTAGCAGTTGCTGAAGATGTCAATAGCGTATATTGGAATCCCGCGGGATTAGGTTCAGTAAGTGCAACCGAGTTATCCTTTATGCATTTATCATATTTTGAAGGAATAAGTTACGAGTATTTAGCAATCGGGCATCCAATAAATGAGAGTTCCACAATAGGCTTACAGATAATGTACCTTAATTATGGCAATATAGACAAAACATTAGAAGATGCAGCCGGCGCATATGATACAGTAGGCAGCGTAGGCACTTTCGGTGCAAAAGACATAGGTGGTGCAATAAGTTACGGCAAACAGGTAGATGAGACAATAAATGTAGGTGGCAGTTTGAAAATGGCGAGCCAGAAGATAGATAGTGACAACACAACAGGTTTTGGAATAGACTTAGGAGTAGAGTATGTTCCAGTAAAAGGCGGATTACAATTAGGGTTAGCAGTCCAGAACATAGGCGGTAAAGTAGGCAGTGACAATTTACCCGGCAATATAAAAGCCGGATTAGGCAAGAAGCTATCGGCATTTGAAGGCGAGAACAACTTAACGGTAGCAGCCGATGTCAATTATGGATTAGACAGTGCAACAACAAGAGAGAATATAGGTTTAGAGTTAGTAATAGCCGAGATGATAGGAATCCGGGCAGGCTATAAGATAGGCTATGACGAAGAGACATACACATTAGGCGGCGGTTTTAAGATAGCCGGTGAAAGTTCAACATTTAATATAGATTATGCATTTGTTCCGACAAAAGATTTAGGCGACACGCACAGGATATCGTTAGGGATAAGGTTTGGAGGGAAAGAGTAA
- a CDS encoding AraC family transcriptional regulator: MKLDYNWKVKKNSKLLVVDTLDPFPDWEVKKHYHSFDELVVVTRGSVRVEISGKIIQANIGDILYYPSGLQHKELNDANDQAGIIVIHWKKKGKVELPTLIHDSNKRVYSLANWACEQTNSRYIRRHLLQEKILDVIIAELTKITTYKEKHPLIDKIRVFMKNNLKEPLTLGKLANYADMSKYHFLKTYKKLIGLTPMEDLRIIRLETAKNLIITTDLPLKSIFAEVGFANKYHFSRLFKKYFNTPPGHFRKKTTFNKNTIFI; this comes from the coding sequence ATGAAACTAGATTATAACTGGAAAGTTAAAAAAAACAGTAAATTACTTGTTGTCGATACTCTTGACCCATTTCCTGATTGGGAAGTTAAAAAACATTACCATTCATTTGATGAATTAGTAGTTGTTACTAGAGGTTCAGTGCGTGTTGAAATATCTGGAAAAATTATCCAGGCAAATATCGGTGATATTTTATATTATCCTTCAGGATTACAACACAAAGAATTGAATGATGCTAATGATCAGGCTGGAATTATTGTTATTCACTGGAAAAAAAAGGGAAAAGTAGAACTTCCTACTTTAATTCACGATTCAAATAAGAGAGTTTACTCTTTAGCTAACTGGGCATGTGAACAAACTAATTCGAGATATATTCGCAGACATCTACTGCAAGAAAAAATTTTAGATGTTATAATAGCTGAATTGACAAAAATAACTACATACAAAGAAAAACATCCTCTTATTGATAAAATAAGAGTTTTTATGAAAAATAATTTAAAGGAACCTTTAACATTGGGAAAGCTGGCAAATTACGCCGATATGAGTAAATATCACTTTCTAAAAACATATAAAAAACTGATTGGTCTAACACCAATGGAAGATTTAAGAATTATTCGTCTTGAAACTGCTAAAAATTTAATTATTACTACAGATTTGCCGTTAAAATCTATTTTTGCTGAAGTAGGTTTTGCTAACAAATACCACTTTTCAAGATTATTCAAAAAATACTTTAATACACCTCCAGGTCACTTCCGCAAAAAAACAACATTTAATAAAAATACTATTTTCATATAA
- a CDS encoding carbohydrate-binding protein, whose amino-acid sequence MNKSIKLFFLFAGLTLISVITAQSLSAVLAFKRGVLNNWADLTNYKADIDKAIYYGADSFSPSGPLPAYIAGVKNGNHDYIGDGVTYAYSKGVKTYFFMVIGKYTGDDYEAFKNSTSAQNQFLSDLEWVLQHYPTLAGIEMEEPHFHGSPVPNDGGAAWRAFTNSFFTKCKNVIAKYKPTDQPDVFVWSFNSASNSASNVSLIGIDTVYINANKLFNAFEIQNSAQSLSDYQYNVTAWQSRLPNLEVFSCTYLNWSSLCDACEVQYPNWDNPTCWNQAFFDQVKWAKSVGHSIRIFIHGRLTTSASMWPNDTTPGATAGEKVRYIWGGTQQAYSAGIPWLITTSTITPTKIESENFDVMSAGSGQNEAYYDTTLDNQGGAYRTTEYVDVGNCTDTGGGYYVGWTKPGEWLEYTINVTKSDEYKIKLRGARGGSGTGGLLHLEFGKHNEAAYCKTESVRIPTVSWTSWSDVLLAQSIVLTTGTQVMKLVMESGSAADCGNFNYISIVVEPDVTKPAVVNDLVVSNPTAGTISLSWTAVGDDGTKGTAKQYDIRYSSVSDLTESNWATATQCLNLPVPDLSKTHQSYVVEGLIPDTNYYFGIKVADEVPNWSVISNSPGGTTTSNNPPVLEWSGDTGYSADGVNPETGNVNTNYEYRVLYKDVDGNAPKSGYPRVHILKGGVEISGNPFVMTTTDDTSSYTVGRIYKYTTKLSGLGSDYSYYFDAQDINGGVSVPTTTKDSPDVSAMTYDIRGKVSEYKSPNNRISGVSMSLSGLRDADYTTSNELSADYNYEFVGLTSGIYTIEPSKTGWRFWPNKMEYTMFDSNLVNQDYVGRPFSVTRLVNPMVQVSSGIAVTPMGDNSSVDSEISVTVPLGAFSLITTLTLTSTEVPASNNKTIKVVGYGVDIINDKNLQPVKGIIITITYDDSAISGYNKDNLVIGRYDDNDKSWVGLPTTKSGTNKLVAGSNHLSKFALLELVSTIDLSNIKIYPNPYNPATAVSGKLKVTNLPMNSVMKLYSITGELVRELKEIDFGNLGWLEWDGKNDDGDKVSKGVYIYQIEDTAGKKKAGKIGLIK is encoded by the coding sequence ATGAATAAATCCATAAAATTATTTTTCTTATTTGCAGGTTTGACATTAATAAGCGTTATAACAGCACAATCATTATCAGCAGTGTTAGCTTTCAAAAGGGGCGTATTAAACAATTGGGCTGATTTGACTAATTATAAAGCTGACATTGATAAGGCAATATACTACGGTGCAGATTCTTTTTCTCCGTCCGGCCCACTACCAGCTTATATAGCAGGTGTTAAAAACGGGAATCATGATTATATTGGCGATGGTGTCACTTATGCGTATTCAAAAGGTGTAAAAACTTATTTTTTTATGGTTATAGGCAAATATACCGGTGACGATTATGAAGCTTTTAAAAATAGTACTTCTGCACAGAACCAGTTTCTTTCGGACTTAGAATGGGTATTGCAACACTATCCCACTCTTGCTGGTATAGAAATGGAAGAACCACATTTTCATGGCTCACCAGTACCGAATGATGGTGGTGCAGCATGGCGTGCGTTCACCAATAGTTTTTTCACTAAATGCAAAAATGTAATTGCTAAGTATAAACCTACTGACCAACCCGACGTCTTTGTATGGTCGTTCAATTCAGCATCCAACTCTGCATCTAACGTTTCTTTAATAGGAATTGATACTGTTTACATTAATGCAAATAAATTATTCAATGCATTTGAAATTCAGAATAGTGCACAATCTCTATCGGACTATCAGTATAATGTTACAGCATGGCAGTCAAGGCTCCCAAATCTTGAGGTTTTTTCCTGCACATATTTAAATTGGTCATCTCTATGTGACGCTTGTGAGGTTCAGTATCCGAATTGGGATAATCCTACATGCTGGAACCAGGCATTTTTTGACCAAGTTAAATGGGCTAAATCTGTTGGTCATTCTATACGAATATTCATACATGGCAGGCTCACTACATCCGCTTCAATGTGGCCTAATGACACCACACCGGGTGCAACAGCAGGTGAGAAAGTAAGATATATCTGGGGTGGAACCCAGCAGGCGTATTCTGCAGGCATCCCCTGGCTGATAACAACCAGCACTATCACACCCACAAAAATAGAATCAGAGAATTTTGATGTGATGTCCGCCGGTTCAGGTCAGAATGAAGCATACTATGATACTACACTGGATAATCAAGGAGGAGCATACAGAACAACCGAGTATGTAGATGTAGGCAATTGCACAGATACCGGCGGCGGGTATTATGTAGGCTGGACAAAACCCGGTGAGTGGCTGGAATACACTATAAATGTGACAAAAAGTGACGAATACAAAATAAAATTACGAGGCGCACGTGGCGGCAGCGGCACCGGCGGTCTTTTACATCTTGAATTTGGGAAACATAACGAAGCAGCATACTGTAAAACCGAATCTGTCAGAATTCCTACAGTCAGCTGGACCAGCTGGAGTGATGTATTATTAGCCCAATCAATAGTACTAACGACCGGCACCCAGGTAATGAAGTTAGTAATGGAGTCCGGCAGTGCCGCTGATTGCGGTAATTTCAATTACATAAGCATAGTAGTAGAACCTGATGTAACCAAACCGGCTGTAGTAAATGATTTAGTAGTGAGTAATCCAACTGCCGGAACAATATCTTTAAGCTGGACAGCAGTAGGTGATGACGGTACAAAAGGGACAGCAAAACAATATGATATCCGCTATAGCAGTGTAAGTGATTTAACAGAAAGCAACTGGGCAACAGCGACACAATGTCTTAACTTGCCTGTTCCGGATTTGAGTAAGACACACCAGAGTTATGTAGTAGAAGGATTAATTCCTGATACAAATTACTATTTTGGGATTAAAGTGGCAGATGAAGTGCCGAACTGGTCAGTAATCTCCAACAGTCCCGGCGGAACAACAACATCCAATAATCCGCCTGTATTAGAATGGTCAGGTGATACAGGCTATAGTGCAGATGGAGTAAATCCCGAGACCGGTAATGTGAATACCAATTACGAGTATAGAGTGTTATACAAAGATGTAGATGGCAATGCACCAAAGAGCGGGTATCCGCGGGTCCATATATTAAAGGGTGGGGTTGAGATAAGCGGTAACCCGTTTGTTATGACTACTACTGATGACACTAGTTCGTATACAGTAGGCAGGATATACAAATACACAACAAAGTTAAGCGGATTAGGTAGTGATTACAGTTATTATTTTGATGCCCAGGACATAAACGGTGGAGTATCTGTCCCTACAACAACAAAAGATTCACCTGATGTGTCAGCGATGACTTACGATATCAGGGGTAAAGTGAGTGAGTATAAAAGTCCTAACAACAGGATAAGCGGAGTTAGCATGAGTTTAAGCGGGTTAAGAGATGCAGATTATACAACATCAAACGAACTATCAGCGGACTATAATTATGAGTTTGTCGGCTTAACAAGCGGTATTTACACAATAGAGCCGAGTAAGACAGGTTGGCGGTTCTGGCCTAACAAGATGGAGTATACAATGTTTGACAGTAACCTAGTTAATCAGGATTATGTAGGCAGACCGTTTAGTGTGACAAGGTTAGTTAATCCGATGGTGCAGGTAAGCAGTGGAATAGCAGTAACGCCAATGGGAGATAACAGCAGTGTAGACAGCGAGATAAGCGTAACTGTGCCTTTGGGTGCCTTTTCATTAATAACAACTTTAACATTGACCTCTACGGAAGTGCCTGCAAGTAATAACAAAACGATAAAAGTAGTTGGATATGGAGTAGATATAATAAATGACAAGAACCTGCAGCCTGTAAAAGGGATAATAATAACAATAACTTATGATGACAGTGCAATATCAGGGTATAATAAGGACAATTTAGTAATAGGCAGATATGATGATAATGATAAAAGTTGGGTAGGATTACCTACTACAAAGAGTGGAACGAACAAGCTGGTAGCCGGGAGTAATCACTTGAGTAAGTTTGCGTTGTTGGAATTAGTTTCAACGATAGATTTGAGTAATATTAAAATATATCCTAATCCGTATAATCCTGCTACTGCGGTAAGTGGTAAGTTAAAAGTAACTAACCTGCCGATGAATAGTGTCATGAAATTATATAGCATAACAGGTGAGTTGGTTCGTGAACTCAAAGAGATAGATTTTGGTAACCTTGGCTGGCTCGAGTGGGATGGTAAGAATGATGATGGTGACAAAGTAAGTAAAGGAGTATATATTTATCAAATAGAAGACACTGCGGGTAAAAAAAAGGCGGGGAAGATAGGATTAATTAAATAA
- a CDS encoding discoidin domain-containing protein produces MRNWIVLGIVFGICLTCVGQVEAKKKVISKKTTAAKQSDDKTSKTAAKKKGSVADIKIEAEDFDKGGEGVGYHDKEARNYGEQYRLDEGVDIETNGTAGGYDVGWVTAGEWLKYTVDIKTAGTYTIEIQAAAGGKGGTFHIEFDDVDKTGPITVPDTGSWQTWQTLTKTGVSLSEGKHVMKLAMDTNGAEAVGNFDYITLKYEGAQSDAGAEEKPVKTVAVKKQASVAGNIAKGKPVTASSIESGATPIEGAVDGDAATRWASASSDPQWIRIDLGAVYDIKKVVLNWEAAYGKDYDIQVSNDDNKWTTIYTKTDGIGGIEEIPLKGSGRYVRMNGTARGTNYGYSLFEFEVYCQ; encoded by the coding sequence ATGAGGAACTGGATAGTTTTAGGGATAGTGTTTGGGATTTGTTTGACTTGCGTGGGGCAAGTTGAGGCGAAGAAGAAAGTTATCAGTAAAAAGACAACTGCTGCTAAGCAAAGTGACGATAAAACAAGTAAAACTGCTGCTAAAAAGAAAGGGTCAGTAGCAGATATAAAGATTGAAGCAGAAGATTTTGACAAGGGCGGAGAAGGTGTAGGATATCACGACAAAGAAGCAAGGAATTATGGGGAACAATATCGTCTTGATGAAGGAGTAGATATAGAAACCAATGGTACTGCCGGAGGTTATGATGTTGGCTGGGTTACGGCAGGTGAGTGGTTAAAATATACGGTAGATATAAAGACAGCAGGGACATATACGATAGAAATACAAGCGGCAGCAGGTGGTAAAGGCGGTACTTTTCACATAGAGTTTGATGATGTGGACAAGACAGGACCTATAACAGTACCTGATACAGGCAGCTGGCAGACTTGGCAAACACTGACAAAGACAGGAGTAAGTTTAAGTGAAGGAAAACACGTAATGAAGTTGGCTATGGACACTAACGGTGCAGAAGCAGTCGGTAATTTTGATTATATTACTTTAAAATACGAAGGTGCACAAAGTGATGCCGGAGCGGAAGAAAAACCGGTTAAAACAGTTGCTGTTAAAAAGCAAGCAAGTGTTGCCGGTAATATTGCAAAAGGAAAACCTGTAACAGCATCGTCTATTGAAAGTGGGGCGACACCGATAGAAGGAGCAGTAGACGGTGATGCGGCAACACGCTGGGCATCAGCATCTAGTGATCCACAATGGATACGAATAGACCTTGGTGCTGTTTACGATATCAAAAAAGTAGTTCTGAACTGGGAAGCAGCATATGGTAAGGACTACGATATACAAGTATCAAATGATGACAATAAATGGACAACAATATATACAAAGACAGACGGTATTGGTGGTATAGAAGAAATACCGTTAAAAGGCAGTGGTAGGTATGTCAGGATGAATGGAACCGCAAGAGGAACGAATTACGGATATTCATTGTTTGAGTTTGAGGTATATTGCCAATAA
- a CDS encoding carbohydrate-binding protein produces MSRQNLLKVVCIFMLGIFTSVSVLFGIADTTPPAKITYFLTAFPTPKTITLVWRSVGDDGNSGTAAKYDIRYSLSPINTEADWNSATKATVNMVPNLAGSAESFIVFGLTPSTKYYFAIKAGDEVPNWSPLSKSPSATTSALTDTTPPGKITDLATSDPTPNSITLTWSAPGNDDNSNGQAAKYIPYDMNRQKPTPQSQWLYHLASRYIPYDIRYSLSPITDANWDSATKVQGTPAAQQVFNQEAFTIVGLSPSTKYYFGIKTADEVPNWSVVSNSPSNTTKAISVTVPYKGVPFQIPCKIEAEDFDNGGQGISYYDTTKGNAMYRDIPTGEPENAYRKKMDVDVESYSGASGGNDIGWVMAGEWLKYTINAKTAGTYTIEVSAGCEGNGGNFHIEFDDIDKTGQITVPNTGSWQNFQTLKKTGISLSAGKHIMKLVMDTVGNEAIGNFDYINILSEGQLNPEIKVTAPNGSENWVAGSKKAVTWSTQGTVGNVNVDLSTDGGTNWTTIVPNIANDGSETIIVPDTDSIACKIRVQDVTGSPGDISDNNFKISLTPPNNNLLFHEGAVFPNPNLAPINPPYVIYWCAGSGEQPHETMNFSGYKWMTKSWHDEMIAKGKLPIPFTYASRDDASKADNPGYLDTEEKMYNTYFKIANEGYYGLSIDEWSAGDWDNRVKESIAALRRVKKQFPDFFIVAAYYGDAFDELMASASDIVSLYKPEIYIYPGTKEYRTYIKKYTDWVKYFDLEGKTLGILSGGDDFHGHPADIDLWIKYLRAESPRMAGLGMGIFKLYALSPEERAKYDKVFDDNFFKLSPSVTITAPLKNAKLGGTTKIAVSATKNSESDNPVVSYRYFIDNKLVKISSSPEYQWNTAGHSKGKHIITVHAVDDNYLTGVSQVNVTVK; encoded by the coding sequence ATGTCCAGACAAAATTTGTTGAAAGTAGTATGCATTTTTATGTTGGGTATATTTACAAGTGTTAGTGTCTTGTTCGGTATAGCTGACACAACACCACCTGCTAAAATAACATATTTTCTTACTGCATTTCCGACTCCTAAAACAATCACGCTAGTATGGCGGTCTGTTGGCGACGATGGTAATTCAGGCACAGCAGCCAAATATGATATCAGATATTCACTTTCACCGATAAACACAGAAGCAGACTGGAATTCAGCTACTAAGGCTACAGTAAATATGGTTCCAAATCTTGCCGGTTCTGCGGAATCATTTATTGTTTTTGGACTTACACCTTCAACAAAATACTACTTTGCAATAAAAGCAGGAGATGAAGTTCCAAACTGGTCTCCATTATCCAAATCACCGAGTGCAACAACATCTGCTCTTACAGATACAACACCACCCGGCAAAATAACAGACCTTGCAACAAGTGACCCGACGCCGAATTCAATAACTCTTACATGGTCCGCTCCAGGCAACGATGACAACAGTAATGGTCAGGCTGCAAAATATATACCATATGATATGAATCGTCAAAAACCTACTCCGCAATCACAATGGTTATATCATCTGGCTTCACGGTATATACCGTATGATATACGATACTCACTTTCGCCGATAACAGATGCAAACTGGGATTCTGCAACTAAAGTTCAGGGGACACCGGCAGCACAACAGGTATTTAATCAGGAGGCATTCACAATTGTTGGACTTTCACCTTCAACAAAATACTATTTTGGAATAAAGACAGCAGATGAAGTCCCAAACTGGTCAGTTGTATCAAATAGTCCTAGTAACACTACAAAAGCTATAAGTGTAACTGTTCCATATAAGGGAGTCCCATTTCAGATTCCATGCAAGATAGAAGCCGAAGATTTTGATAATGGCGGTCAAGGTATATCATATTACGATACAACGAAAGGTAACGCAATGTATCGCGATATACCGACAGGTGAGCCGGAGAACGCTTACCGAAAAAAAATGGATGTAGATGTCGAGTCCTATAGTGGAGCGAGTGGGGGTAATGATATTGGCTGGGTTATGGCAGGTGAATGGTTAAAATATACGATAAATGCAAAGACAGCTGGAACATATACTATAGAAGTTAGTGCAGGATGTGAAGGCAATGGCGGTAATTTTCACATAGAGTTTGATGACATAGATAAAACAGGACAAATAACAGTTCCTAATACGGGTAGTTGGCAGAATTTTCAAACACTAAAGAAGACAGGGATAAGTTTAAGTGCGGGGAAACATATAATGAAGTTGGTAATGGATACTGTAGGTAACGAGGCTATTGGTAATTTTGATTATATTAATATATTAAGTGAAGGGCAACTAAATCCGGAAATAAAAGTAACAGCACCTAATGGCAGTGAAAATTGGGTAGCAGGCAGTAAGAAAGCAGTAACATGGTCAACGCAAGGTACAGTAGGAAATGTAAATGTAGATTTATCAACAGACGGTGGAACTAACTGGACAACAATAGTTCCGAATATAGCTAATGATGGTAGCGAAACAATAATAGTTCCAGATACTGATAGTATTGCTTGCAAGATACGTGTACAGGATGTAACGGGAAGTCCCGGGGACATATCAGATAATAATTTTAAAATTTCTCTTACACCGCCAAACAATAATTTGCTTTTTCATGAAGGAGCAGTATTCCCAAATCCTAATCTTGCACCTATAAACCCGCCATATGTTATTTATTGGTGTGCAGGAAGTGGCGAGCAACCTCATGAAACCATGAATTTTTCCGGTTATAAGTGGATGACTAAATCATGGCACGATGAAATGATTGCAAAAGGTAAACTACCGATACCGTTTACATATGCTAGCAGGGATGATGCATCAAAAGCTGATAATCCGGGATATCTTGACACTGAAGAAAAAATGTATAATACCTATTTCAAGATTGCCAATGAAGGATATTATGGTCTATCAATTGACGAATGGTCTGCCGGGGATTGGGATAACCGGGTCAAAGAATCCATTGCAGCGCTCAGGCGGGTGAAAAAACAATTCCCCGATTTTTTTATAGTTGCTGCATATTATGGTGATGCTTTTGATGAATTAATGGCTAGTGCAAGCGATATAGTAAGTCTTTACAAACCGGAGATATATATTTACCCGGGGACCAAGGAATACAGAACATATATCAAGAAATATACTGACTGGGTAAAGTACTTTGACCTTGAAGGTAAAACCTTAGGTATACTAAGCGGTGGAGATGATTTTCACGGTCATCCGGCGGATATTGATTTGTGGATAAAATATTTACGTGCAGAATCACCTCGAATGGCTGGTCTTGGCATGGGAATATTTAAGCTCTATGCTTTAAGTCCGGAAGAAAGAGCAAAATATGACAAAGTGTTTGATGATAACTTCTTTAAATTATCGCCGTCTGTTACAATAACTGCACCGTTAAAAAATGCCAAATTAGGCGGAACAACCAAAATTGCGGTTAGTGCCACAAAAAATTCTGAATCAGACAACCCTGTAGTTTCTTACCGTTATTTTATAGATAATAAACTTGTCAAAATATCGTCAAGTCCTGAATATCAATGGAATACCGCCGGTCATTCAAAAGGGAAACACATAATAACGGTTCATGCTGTAGATGATAATTATCTAACCGGTGTGAGCCAGGTAAATGTGACGGTAAAGTAG